Genomic DNA from Methanosarcina sp. MTP4:
AGTTGCCTTTGACCCTGGCTCTTGGAGGTTTCCTGCTGCTTGTCTCCCTTTTTTCTCTCTACTTCGTTTTGCCTGAGGGAATGGGGTTCAGAGTCAGTTTCGCCCATGCCCTGGTGTTTTCGATCCTTTTTGTCACCTGCATAACCTATCTCCTGCTGAAAATAATGGAGGATGGCTGACCCTTCCCTGAAAATCAGACTGTTTTGGAGACAAATCGAAAGTCCCGGAAGAGCTGAGGGGTGGGGTGTGAATTAAAATTCCTGAACTGATTATTAAGGCTGAATAATGCCTTTAACTGCTATTAACTTCCTTTAATGCCTAAAAAAGATTTTAAAAGGTTTAAAAAGTTCTTAATAGGCTGATTAATTTCTTTAATGGCTGATTAATTCTTTTAATGGCTTATTAATGGCTTAATATTTTTTTTAAATGGCTGAAAAACTCTTAAATGACTTATTAATTCCTTTAATGGCTTACCAATGGCTGAAATATTTGGTTAAAGGCTGAAATGGTTAGGCAAAGGCTGAAATATATGAATAAGGAAAAGGACTAAAGACTATTTTTTTATATTATGAGCCTATTGGTATTGTGTTCTTATGCAGGCACAATATTGAAAATTATGCGGATGTTGCCCGCAATGTTACCCACAACACTGGTTTCAATTTCAATATCATATTATTCTTTGAATCAGTGTTATCCTTTTAATACTCCCATTAACTTATTAATTCCTATTAATCCCTATTAAATTGTCGAGGAAGCTGACCCATGAAGTATATTGTAGTTACCGGTGGTGTGATGAGCGGGCTTGGAAAAGGCATCACCATCGCGTCCATTGGTAGGAACCTGAAAAACAAAGGCTATAAAGTTACGGCTATCAAGATCGACCCCTACATCAACATTGACGCAGGCACAATGAGCCCCTACCAGCACGGGGAAGTATTCGTGCTGAAGGACGGGGGCGAGGTGGACCTGGACCTCGGGAACTACGAACGGTTCCTTGATACGGAATTGACCCGGGACCATAACTTCACCACGGGAAAGATCTACCAGGCGGTTATCGCAAAGGAGCGGAAAGGTGACTACCTGGGAAAGACTGTCCAAATCATTCCCCATATCACAAACGAGATCAAGAACAGGATCCGGAAAGTTGCGGCCCGGAGCGGGGCTGACATTTGCCTGGTGGAAATCGGCGGGACCGTGGGAGATATCGAGAGCATGCCTTTCCTGGAAGCTGTCCGCCAGATGCACAGGGAAGAGCCGGCCGAAAACATCGTTTTCATCCACGTGACCCTGGTTATGGAAGACCTCCAGGGCGAGCAGAAGACCAAACCCTCTCAGCACTCGGTAAAGGACCTGAGGACCCTCGGGCTGAGTCCGGATGTAATCGTTACCCGGTCAAAGACCCCCCTGCATGAGGCTGCAAAGGAAAAGATCGCCCTTTTCTGTGACGTCCCCCAGGAACTGGTCATCAGCGCCCACGACGCGAACGATATCTACGAAGTCCCCCTGGTAATCGAAGAGCAGGGCCTGACCACCAAACTCATGCAGCGCCTCAAACTGGAATCCGACTTTGAGGATCCTGCCTGGAAGGAAATGGTTTCCAGGATGAGGAACATGAAAGATGAGGTAAAACTGGCAATTGTCGGGAAATACACCCATCTTGAGGACTCCTACCTTAGCATCTTCGAAGCCGTTAAGCACGGGGCAATCGAGTGCGGCTGCAAAGCCGACATCGAAATGGTCGATGCCGAGGACTTTGAAAACGACCCCAAAGAACTCGAAAAGCTCCGCCAGTATGACGGGCTCCTGATCCCCGGCGGCTTTGGCGAACGCGGGACCGAAGGCAAGATCATGGCAATCAGGTTTGCCCGCGAAAACGACATTCCTTTCCTTGGCCTCTGCATGGGCATGCAGCTTGCAGTAATCGAGTTTTCAAGAAACGTCGCGGGCCTCGAAGGTGCAAACTCCACCGAGTTCGATGAGGACACCCCCTACCCCGTAATCGATATCCTCCCCGAACAGACCGGAGTTGCCGACCTTGGCGGCACGATGCGTCTTGGCGACTACGAAGCCATCCTCAAAGAAGGCTCAATGGCCGAAAAGATCTATGGCAGCAACTACATCATAGAACGCCACCGCCACAGGTACGAAGTCAACCCCGAATTCGTTGAGCGCCTGGAGTCCTTTGGCATAGTCTTCTCCGGTAAGAACAAGAACAGGATGGAGATTTCCGAAATCCCCGACAAGCGTTTCTTCTTCGCTTCCCAGTTCCACCCCGAATTCAGG
This window encodes:
- the pyrG gene encoding glutamine hydrolyzing CTP synthase yields the protein MKYIVVTGGVMSGLGKGITIASIGRNLKNKGYKVTAIKIDPYINIDAGTMSPYQHGEVFVLKDGGEVDLDLGNYERFLDTELTRDHNFTTGKIYQAVIAKERKGDYLGKTVQIIPHITNEIKNRIRKVAARSGADICLVEIGGTVGDIESMPFLEAVRQMHREEPAENIVFIHVTLVMEDLQGEQKTKPSQHSVKDLRTLGLSPDVIVTRSKTPLHEAAKEKIALFCDVPQELVISAHDANDIYEVPLVIEEQGLTTKLMQRLKLESDFEDPAWKEMVSRMRNMKDEVKLAIVGKYTHLEDSYLSIFEAVKHGAIECGCKADIEMVDAEDFENDPKELEKLRQYDGLLIPGGFGERGTEGKIMAIRFARENDIPFLGLCMGMQLAVIEFSRNVAGLEGANSTEFDEDTPYPVIDILPEQTGVADLGGTMRLGDYEAILKEGSMAEKIYGSNYIIERHRHRYEVNPEFVERLESFGIVFSGKNKNRMEISEIPDKRFFFASQFHPEFRSRPGRPSPPFKAFASAMRDYRKAREGQ